In the Pontibacillus yanchengensis genome, one interval contains:
- a CDS encoding AraC family transcriptional regulator produces MSTSIKQSMIDQFMQTRINNRENNYLHPSYLLEKQLLGSISQGDEEKALKILTSINHDQRPKLADIPIRSLKNSLICSCTLFTRAIIQGGVQPETAFTLSDAYIREIENLHDQSQLEKMEYDMLKHFIIVLNDEETLPYSKIVNQAITYIHDNILEDLTLDMIAEHSYVSPSYLSHLFKKEVGISIVQFINKKRIEESKYFLLHTSTSISDIASLFCFCNQSYYTSLFKKYIDMTPKEFREQHMQPVMG; encoded by the coding sequence ATGAGTACGAGTATTAAGCAGTCGATGATTGATCAATTTATGCAAACACGCATAAATAATCGCGAGAATAACTATCTCCACCCTTCTTATTTGCTTGAGAAGCAATTACTAGGATCCATCTCTCAAGGGGATGAGGAGAAAGCATTAAAAATTTTAACTAGCATTAACCATGACCAACGACCAAAATTAGCCGATATTCCAATAAGATCTTTGAAAAACTCTCTAATCTGTTCCTGTACACTTTTTACAAGAGCGATTATTCAAGGTGGCGTTCAACCAGAAACCGCATTCACCTTAAGTGATGCCTATATTCGTGAAATTGAAAACTTACATGACCAATCACAATTAGAAAAAATGGAATACGACATGCTCAAGCACTTTATTATTGTCTTAAATGATGAGGAAACGCTACCGTACAGTAAAATTGTCAATCAAGCCATAACGTATATACACGACAACATACTTGAAGATTTAACATTAGATATGATTGCTGAACATAGTTATGTGAGTCCGAGTTATCTTTCCCATCTATTTAAAAAAGAGGTCGGTATTTCTATTGTGCAATTCATTAACAAAAAACGAATTGAAGAATCCAAATACTTTCTTCTACATACCTCTACATCCATCTCTGATATCGCTTCTTTGTTTTGTTTTTGCAACCAAAGCTACTACACATCCTTGTTTAAAAAATATATTGATATGACTCCTAAGGAATTTCGCGAACAGCATATGCAGCCTGTTATGGGATAA